CGAGGCCCGGGCCATCACCGACATGGCCGGGCGGCTCAACGAGGACTTCGCCCGCTCGGTGGAGGTCATCCAGGCAAGCAGGGGACGGGTCATCGTCTCGGGTATGGGCAAGTCGGGCCTGGTGGGGCAGAAAATCGCCGCCACCCTGGCTTCCACGGGCACCCCGGCGCACTCCATGCACCCGGCCGAGGCCTGCCACGGCGACCTGGGGATGGTCACCTCCGCGGACGTGGTGCTGGCCATCAGCAACAGCGGCGAGACCGAGGAGCTGGTGGGCCTTATCCCCTTTCTCAAGCGCTTCGGCGTCACGCTCATCGCCCTGACGGGAAACCTGCGGTCCACCCTGGCCCGCTCGGCCGACGTCGTCCTGGATGTCTCGGTAAAGGAAGAGGCCTGCCCGCTGGGGGTGGTGCCCACCTCTTCCACCACGGCGGCTCTGGCCATGGGAGACGCCCTGGCCGTGGCCCTCATCCTCAAGCGTGGTTTCAGGAGCGAGGACTTCGCGGCCTTTCATCCCAAGGGGGCCCTGGGCAAGAAGCTGCTGACCAGGGTGAGCGACCTCATGCATGCCGGAGAGGACATCCCCCGGGTGCCCCCCGAGGCCTCCGTTACGGCCGCCCTTGTCGAGATGTCCGCAAAGAGGCTGGGGGTCACCACCGTCGTGGACGGGGACGGGAAGCTCCTGGGCGTCATAACCGACGGCGACCTGCGCCGGGGCATCGAGAAGTGGGAGGAGGCCTTCTTCGGCATGAAGGCCGGCGAGGTCATGACCCGCAGCCCCAAGACCATCGCCGCCACGGAGCTGGCCGCCAGGGCCCTGGCCGTGATGGAGGCCCACTCCATTACCTCGCTGGTGGCGGTGGGCGGCGCCGGAGCGCCCGAGGGCGTCATCCACATCCACGACATCCTCCGGGAAGGCATCGCCTGAGACCTCTCAGGGAGACCATGGAAGGCGGAA
This sequence is a window from Nitrospirota bacterium. Protein-coding genes within it:
- a CDS encoding KpsF/GutQ family sugar-phosphate isomerase, translating into MTGEERADILEHARRVLHVEARAITDMAGRLNEDFARSVEVIQASRGRVIVSGMGKSGLVGQKIAATLASTGTPAHSMHPAEACHGDLGMVTSADVVLAISNSGETEELVGLIPFLKRFGVTLIALTGNLRSTLARSADVVLDVSVKEEACPLGVVPTSSTTAALAMGDALAVALILKRGFRSEDFAAFHPKGALGKKLLTRVSDLMHAGEDIPRVPPEASVTAALVEMSAKRLGVTTVVDGDGKLLGVITDGDLRRGIEKWEEAFFGMKAGEVMTRSPKTIAATELAARALAVMEAHSITSLVAVGGAGAPEGVIHIHDILREGIA